A stretch of Pseudomonas taetrolens DNA encodes these proteins:
- a CDS encoding quinone-dependent dihydroorotate dehydrogenase, whose protein sequence is MYNLARQLLFKLSPETSHDLSLDLIGAGGRLGLNGLLCKTPAKLPVTVMGLDFPNPVGLAAGLDKNGAAIDGFAQLGFGFVEIGTVTPRPQPGNPKPRIFRLPEAQAIINRMGFNNQGVDHLLARVQAAKYSGILGINIGKNFDTPVERAVDDYLICLDKVYTHASYVTVNVSSPNTPGLRTLQFGDSLKQLLEALQLRQNELTQRHGKRVPLAIKIAPDMTDEETVLVAQALLETGMDAVIATNTTLSRVGVEGMEHGDEAGGLSGAPVRDKSTHTVKVLAAELAGRMPIIAAGGITEGKYAAEKITAGASLVQLYSGFIYKGPALIRESVDAISALPRG, encoded by the coding sequence ATGTATAACCTGGCCCGCCAGTTGCTCTTCAAACTCTCCCCTGAAACTTCCCATGATCTGTCCCTGGACCTGATCGGTGCGGGCGGCCGTCTGGGGCTCAATGGTTTGTTGTGCAAGACACCGGCAAAACTGCCAGTGACGGTAATGGGACTCGACTTTCCAAACCCGGTCGGGCTGGCCGCAGGTCTGGACAAGAACGGTGCAGCCATTGATGGTTTTGCACAGCTGGGCTTCGGCTTTGTTGAGATCGGTACGGTGACCCCGCGCCCTCAGCCAGGCAATCCAAAGCCACGTATTTTTCGACTGCCAGAAGCGCAGGCCATCATCAATCGCATGGGGTTTAACAACCAGGGCGTTGATCATTTGCTGGCGCGGGTTCAGGCAGCCAAATATAGCGGCATCCTGGGAATCAATATCGGCAAGAACTTCGATACCCCGGTCGAGCGGGCGGTGGATGATTACCTGATCTGCCTGGATAAGGTGTACACCCACGCCAGCTATGTGACCGTGAACGTCAGCTCGCCGAATACTCCCGGACTTCGCACTCTTCAGTTTGGCGATTCGCTCAAGCAGTTGCTTGAAGCTTTGCAGTTGCGTCAGAACGAGCTGACACAACGCCACGGTAAGCGCGTACCACTGGCGATCAAGATCGCCCCCGACATGACCGACGAGGAAACTGTTCTCGTGGCTCAGGCGCTGCTTGAGACCGGCATGGATGCAGTGATTGCGACCAACACCACCTTAAGTCGTGTAGGCGTTGAGGGTATGGAGCATGGTGACGAGGCCGGTGGTCTGTCCGGTGCTCCGGTACGCGATAAAAGCACCCATACGGTCAAAGTGCTGGCAGCCGAACTGGCTGGGCGCATGCCGATTATCGCAGCGGGCGGGATCACTGAAGGTAAGTACGCAGCAGAGAAGATCACTGCAGGTGCTAGTCTGGTGCAGCTCTATTCAGGTTTCATCTACAAGGGGCCGGCATTGATTCGTGAGTCGGTCGATGCCATTTCTGCATTGCCGCGCGGATAA
- the sigX gene encoding RNA polymerase sigma factor SigX translates to MNKAQPLSMRYDPRELSDEELVARAHDELFHVTRAYEELMRRYQRTLFSVCSRYLGNDRDADDVCQEVMLKVLYGLKNFEGKSKFKTWLYSITYNECITQYRKERRKRRLMDALSIDPLEEASEEKAPKPEEKGGLDRWLVHVNPIDREILVLRFVAELEFQEIADIMHMGLSATKMRYKRALDKLREKFAGIAET, encoded by the coding sequence TTGAATAAAGCCCAACCGCTATCCATGCGCTACGACCCCCGCGAGCTCTCTGATGAGGAGTTAGTGGCGCGCGCGCATGATGAGTTGTTTCACGTCACACGTGCTTATGAAGAGTTGATGCGGCGTTATCAACGAACTTTGTTCAGCGTTTGTTCAAGGTATTTAGGGAACGATCGTGATGCTGACGATGTCTGTCAGGAGGTGATGCTTAAAGTGTTGTATGGTCTGAAAAATTTCGAGGGCAAATCGAAATTCAAGACATGGCTATATAGCATCACCTATAACGAATGCATTACACAGTATCGAAAGGAACGGCGAAAGCGTCGCTTGATGGACGCATTAAGTATTGACCCCCTTGAGGAAGCGTCTGAGGAAAAGGCGCCGAAACCTGAGGAAAAGGGCGGACTTGATCGCTGGCTGGTGCATGTGAATCCGATTGATCGGGAAATTTTAGTGCTGCGTTTTGTCGCAGAACTGGAATTTCAGGAAATCGCAGACATAATGCATATGGGTTTGAGTGCAACAAAAATGAGATACAAGCGTGCACTTGACAAATTGCGTGAGAAATTTGCAGGTATTGCTGAAACTTAG
- a CDS encoding OmpA family protein — protein sequence MKLKNTLGIAIGSFVAATSFGALAQGQGAVEGELFYKKQYNDSVKSVEDGYNPGASIGYFLTDDVSLNLTYDATHHTRSSKGDHQKIKGDNFGLNAQYHFGTVGDALRPYVSGGVAHKSMTGVEANGHNGRDKSTFLTAGAGVKWYITNNLFARAGVEADYKLDNGKWDYAPTVGLGVNFGGNGGQVAPAPVAPAPIAEPEPEAPIAEVVRVELDVKFDFDKSVVKSQYMPDINNVADFMKQYPATNTTVAGYTDSVGPDAYNQKLSQRRADAVRAALVNQGVEANRVDAVGHGEANPVASNATADGRALNRRVEATVQAEAK from the coding sequence ATGAAACTGAAAAACACCTTGGGCATTGCCATTGGTTCCTTTGTAGCCGCAACTTCGTTCGGTGCCCTGGCACAAGGCCAAGGCGCGGTCGAGGGTGAACTGTTCTACAAAAAACAGTACAACGACAGCGTCAAGTCCGTAGAAGACGGTTACAACCCAGGCGCATCGATCGGTTACTTCCTGACCGACGACGTTTCGTTGAACCTGACCTACGACGCGACTCACCACACTCGTTCCTCGAAGGGTGATCACCAGAAAATCAAAGGCGACAACTTTGGTCTGAACGCTCAGTACCACTTCGGCACCGTTGGCGACGCTCTGCGTCCATACGTTTCCGGCGGTGTTGCTCACAAGAGCATGACCGGCGTTGAGGCCAATGGCCACAACGGTCGCGACAAGTCGACTTTCCTGACTGCAGGCGCTGGTGTTAAGTGGTACATCACCAACAACCTGTTCGCTCGTGCAGGCGTTGAAGCTGACTACAAACTGGACAACGGCAAGTGGGACTACGCTCCTACCGTTGGTCTGGGTGTGAACTTCGGCGGCAACGGCGGCCAAGTAGCTCCTGCTCCAGTTGCTCCAGCACCGATTGCTGAGCCAGAACCAGAAGCTCCGATCGCTGAAGTGGTTCGCGTTGAACTTGACGTGAAATTCGACTTCGACAAGTCGGTTGTTAAATCGCAGTACATGCCTGACATCAACAACGTTGCTGATTTCATGAAGCAGTACCCTGCGACCAACACTACTGTTGCTGGTTACACTGACAGCGTAGGCCCAGACGCCTACAACCAAAAGCTGTCGCAGCGTCGTGCTGACGCTGTTCGTGCAGCCCTGGTTAACCAAGGTGTTGAAGCTAACCGTGTAGACGCAGTCGGTCACGGCGAAGCTAACCCAGTTGCAAGCAACGCAACTGCTGATGGCCGTGCACTGAACCGTCGTGTAGAAGCGACCGTTCAAGCAGAAGCTAAGTAA
- the rlmKL gene encoding bifunctional 23S rRNA (guanine(2069)-N(7))-methyltransferase RlmK/23S rRNA (guanine(2445)-N(2))-methyltransferase RlmL, which yields MSDRYELFLTCPKGLEGLLLEEATGLGLEEAREHTSAIRGMASMETAYRLCLWSRLANRVLLVLKRFPMKDAEDLYHGVLDVDWQDHMVPDGTLAVEFSGHGSGIDNTHFGALKVKDAIVDKLRTPSGERPSIDKISPDMRIHLRLDRGEAILSLDLSGSSLHQRGYRLQQGAAPLKENLAAAILIRAGWPRLAAEGAALADPMCGVGTFLVEGAMIAADMAPNLNRIHWGFDAWLGHVPAIWKKLHEEATGRAEVGMAKPPLWIRGYEADPRLIQPARNNIERAGLSHWIKIYQGEVATFEPRPDQNQKGLVICNPPYGERLGDEASLLYLYQNLGERLRQACLNWEAAVFTGAPDLGKRMGIRSHKQYSFWNGALPCKLLLIKVVPDQFVTGERRTPEQRQVEREQAESDLPSNLEAPGKYEKFNKNGNPIKPAPVVIEQPRLSEGGQMFANRLQKNLKALGKWVKREGIDCYRVYDADMPEYSMAIDLYHDWVHVQEYAAPKSIDPEKASARMFDALAAIPQALNIDKSRVIVKRRERQSGTKQYERQSAQGKFTEVNEGGVKLLVNLTDYLDTGLFLDHRPMRMRIQKEAAGKRFLNLYCYTATASVHAAKGGARSTTSVDLSKTYLDWARRNLSLNGFSDKNRLEQGDVMVWLDACREEYDLIFIDPPTFSNSKRMEGIFDVQRDHVQLLDLAMARLAPGGVLYFSNNFRKFILDEHLEARYAVEEITASTIDPDFARNGKIHRAWKISAR from the coding sequence ATGTCGGATCGTTACGAACTCTTCCTTACCTGTCCCAAAGGCCTTGAAGGTCTGCTCCTTGAGGAGGCTACCGGCCTTGGTCTAGAGGAAGCCCGCGAGCACACTTCGGCCATCCGTGGCATGGCGAGCATGGAAACGGCCTACCGTTTGTGCTTGTGGTCGCGTCTTGCCAACCGCGTATTGCTGGTACTCAAGCGCTTCCCGATGAAAGATGCGGAAGACCTGTACCACGGCGTTCTGGATGTGGACTGGCAGGATCATATGGTCCCGGACGGCACGCTGGCTGTTGAATTCAGCGGCCATGGCTCGGGCATCGATAACACTCACTTTGGTGCCTTGAAGGTCAAGGACGCCATTGTCGACAAGTTGCGCACGCCCTCTGGCGAGCGTCCGTCCATCGACAAGATCAGCCCGGACATGCGCATCCATTTGCGCCTGGACCGTGGCGAAGCCATTTTGTCCCTCGATCTGTCGGGCAGCAGCTTGCACCAGCGTGGCTATCGCCTGCAGCAAGGCGCGGCTCCGCTGAAAGAAAACCTGGCCGCCGCGATCCTTATTCGTGCCGGCTGGCCGCGTCTGGCGGCCGAAGGCGCTGCCCTGGCTGACCCGATGTGTGGTGTGGGCACGTTCCTGGTCGAGGGCGCAATGATCGCTGCCGACATGGCGCCCAACCTGAATCGTATCCACTGGGGCTTCGATGCCTGGCTCGGTCACGTGCCTGCCATCTGGAAAAAACTTCACGAAGAAGCGACCGGGCGGGCAGAGGTCGGCATGGCCAAGCCGCCGTTGTGGATTCGTGGCTATGAAGCCGACCCGCGTCTGATCCAGCCCGCGCGCAACAACATTGAACGGGCAGGCTTGAGTCACTGGATCAAGATTTACCAGGGTGAAGTCGCGACGTTTGAGCCTCGTCCAGACCAGAACCAGAAAGGTCTGGTTATCTGCAACCCTCCGTACGGTGAGCGTCTGGGCGATGAGGCGAGCTTGCTCTACCTCTACCAGAACCTTGGCGAGCGGCTCCGTCAGGCGTGCTTGAATTGGGAGGCTGCGGTATTTACCGGGGCCCCGGATCTGGGCAAGCGCATGGGTATTCGCAGCCACAAGCAGTATTCCTTCTGGAACGGCGCCTTGCCGTGCAAGCTGCTGTTGATCAAGGTTGTGCCGGATCAGTTCGTGACGGGCGAGCGTCGTACCCCTGAGCAGCGTCAGGTCGAACGGGAACAGGCTGAGTCTGATCTGCCGTCCAATCTTGAAGCACCGGGCAAATACGAGAAGTTCAACAAGAACGGTAACCCGATCAAGCCGGCCCCGGTAGTGATCGAGCAGCCGCGCTTGAGTGAAGGCGGGCAGATGTTTGCCAACCGCCTGCAGAAGAATCTCAAGGCGTTGGGCAAGTGGGTCAAGCGTGAAGGCATCGATTGCTACCGTGTGTACGATGCGGACATGCCTGAGTATTCCATGGCCATCGACCTGTATCACGATTGGGTTCATGTCCAGGAATACGCTGCGCCAAAATCCATCGATCCAGAAAAGGCTTCGGCCCGTATGTTCGATGCGCTGGCGGCTATCCCCCAAGCCTTGAACATCGACAAGAGCCGTGTGATCGTCAAGCGTCGCGAGCGCCAGAGCGGCACCAAGCAGTACGAGCGTCAGAGCGCGCAGGGCAAGTTCACTGAGGTCAATGAAGGCGGTGTGAAGCTGCTGGTCAACCTCACGGACTACCTGGACACCGGGCTGTTCCTGGATCATCGTCCTATGCGCATGCGTATTCAGAAAGAGGCTGCGGGCAAGCGCTTCCTCAACCTGTATTGCTACACCGCAACCGCCAGTGTGCATGCTGCCAAGGGAGGCGCGCGCAGCACTACCAGCGTTGATTTGTCCAAGACGTACCTGGACTGGGCGCGTCGCAACCTGTCCCTGAACGGCTTCTCGGACAAGAACCGTCTGGAGCAGGGCGATGTGATGGTGTGGCTGGATGCCTGCCGAGAAGAGTACGACCTGATCTTCATTGATCCGCCGACTTTCTCCAACTCCAAGCGCATGGAAGGCATTTTCGATGTCCAGCGCGATCACGTGCAGTTGCTGGACCTGGCCATGGCGCGTCTGGCGCCAGGCGGAGTGCTGTATTTCTCGAATAACTTCCGTAAGTTCATCCTCGATGAGCATCTGGAAGCCCGTTATGCGGTCGAGGAAATTACTGCCAGCACCATCGATCCGGACTTTGCCCGTAATGGCAAAATCCACCGTGCCTGGAAGATCAGCGCCCGGTAA
- a CDS encoding ABC transporter substrate-binding protein — MTHLKKWLGSLLLTLGLLSHPAWADDSPTPVYFGNLTWESGSLITEVLRFITEKGYGVATDTLPGSTVSLEAALAKNDIQVIAEEWAGRSPVWNQAEAEGKVFGLGDIVKNASEGWWVPEYVVKGDPEKGIKAMAPDLKSVADLSRYKEVFRDQEDPTRGRFLNSPSGWTSETVNSQKLKAYGLDSDFVNFRTGSGAALDAEISSSIKRGKPVLFYYWSPTPLIGRYKLIKLDEPPFDAEAWKTLTDAGNPTPKGTRSLPAKLAIGVSAPFKAQHPQLVEFFEKVDFPIDLLNRTLAQMSEKRTEPDKAAEAFLREQPQVWQAWVTPQAAEKIKAAL; from the coding sequence ATGACACATCTAAAAAAATGGCTCGGCAGCTTGCTGCTGACACTCGGACTTTTGTCCCATCCCGCTTGGGCGGACGACTCACCGACCCCGGTGTATTTCGGCAACCTGACCTGGGAAAGCGGCAGTCTGATTACCGAAGTGCTGCGTTTTATCACCGAAAAAGGTTATGGCGTGGCAACGGATACTTTGCCCGGCAGTACCGTCAGCCTGGAAGCCGCCCTGGCTAAAAACGATATCCAGGTAATTGCAGAGGAGTGGGCTGGGCGTAGCCCGGTCTGGAACCAGGCCGAGGCCGAGGGCAAGGTGTTTGGTCTGGGCGATATTGTCAAAAATGCCAGTGAGGGCTGGTGGGTGCCTGAATATGTGGTCAAGGGGGATCCGGAGAAAGGGATCAAGGCGATGGCGCCGGACTTGAAGTCAGTGGCGGATCTGTCGCGTTACAAAGAGGTGTTCCGCGATCAGGAAGATCCGACACGCGGGCGTTTTTTGAACAGCCCGTCCGGCTGGACGTCCGAAACCGTAAACAGTCAAAAGCTCAAGGCCTATGGCCTGGACAGCGATTTTGTAAACTTCCGCACAGGTTCCGGGGCCGCGCTGGATGCCGAAATCAGTTCTTCGATCAAACGCGGCAAACCGGTGTTGTTCTACTACTGGTCGCCGACCCCGCTGATTGGTCGTTACAAACTGATCAAGCTGGATGAGCCGCCCTTTGATGCTGAAGCCTGGAAAACGCTGACTGACGCCGGGAACCCAACCCCAAAAGGCACCCGATCGCTGCCGGCAAAACTGGCGATTGGCGTTTCGGCACCTTTCAAGGCGCAGCACCCTCAGTTGGTTGAGTTCTTTGAAAAGGTCGATTTCCCCATCGACTTGTTGAACCGGACCCTCGCTCAGATGAGTGAAAAACGCACCGAACCCGACAAGGCCGCAGAAGCTTTTTTGCGGGAGCAGCCGCAGGTCTGGCAGGCCTGGGTCACCCCGCAAGCGGCGGAAAAGATCAAGGCGGCGCTTTGA
- the rmf gene encoding ribosome modulation factor, producing the protein MRRLKRDPLERAFLRGYQYGVHGKSRELCPFTLPSVRQAWINGWREGRGDNWDGMTGTAGIHRLNELRAVG; encoded by the coding sequence ATGAGAAGACTTAAGCGTGATCCGTTGGAAAGAGCTTTTTTACGCGGATACCAATATGGCGTTCATGGAAAATCCCGTGAGCTTTGCCCTTTTACTCTACCGTCGGTACGCCAAGCCTGGATTAACGGCTGGCGCGAAGGACGCGGCGACAACTGGGACGGTATGACAGGCACTGCGGGCATCCACAGACTCAACGAACTACGCGCCGTCGGCTAG
- a CDS encoding YggL family protein, with product MATNRSQRLRKKLCVDEFQELGFELNLDFKEDLSEEAIDAFLEAFLKEAMEANGLGYVGGDDYGLVCLQKRGSVSEEQRAAVEAWLKARPELTSVEASPLMDVWYPEKPINPVA from the coding sequence ATGGCTACTAATCGTTCCCAGCGTCTGCGCAAAAAACTGTGCGTTGATGAATTTCAGGAGCTGGGTTTTGAGCTGAACCTGGATTTCAAAGAAGACCTGTCGGAAGAGGCTATCGACGCTTTCCTCGAAGCGTTCTTGAAAGAAGCCATGGAAGCTAACGGTCTGGGCTATGTTGGCGGCGACGACTACGGTCTGGTTTGCCTGCAGAAGCGCGGTTCGGTCAGCGAAGAGCAGCGTGCCGCTGTTGAAGCCTGGTTGAAGGCTCGCCCAGAGCTGACCAGCGTTGAAGCTAGCCCGCTGATGGACGTATGGTACCCGGAAAAGCCAATCAATCCGGTAGCCTGA
- a CDS encoding ABC transporter permease: MFPENLTFSIAAWVNDGVDALVSNYGDVFRHISDTLLWVIIHLEGLLRMTPWWLMLAIVGAIAWHATRRIFSALLIVGLLFLVGAVGLWDKLMQTLALMMVATVISVLLGIPLGILAARSNRLRTVLMPLLDIMQTLPSFVYLIPVLMLFGLGKVPAIFATVIYAVPPLIRLTDLGLRQVDREVMEAINAFGANPWQQLFGVQLPLAMPSIMAGVNQTTMMALSMVVIASMIGARGLGEDVLVGIQTLNVGKGLEAGLAIVILAVVIDRITQAYGRPRHKEVP; this comes from the coding sequence ATGTTTCCTGAGAATCTGACATTTTCAATTGCGGCGTGGGTCAATGACGGGGTTGATGCGCTGGTGAGCAACTATGGGGATGTGTTCCGGCACATTTCCGACACGCTGCTATGGGTGATCATCCACCTCGAAGGCCTGCTGCGTATGACACCATGGTGGTTGATGCTGGCGATTGTGGGGGCAATTGCCTGGCATGCCACTCGCAGGATCTTCAGCGCGCTGTTGATAGTGGGCTTGTTGTTTTTAGTCGGCGCCGTCGGCTTGTGGGACAAGCTGATGCAAACCCTCGCGCTGATGATGGTGGCGACGGTGATTTCAGTCCTGCTGGGGATTCCGCTGGGGATTCTCGCGGCCCGCAGCAATCGCTTGCGCACGGTGTTGATGCCCTTGCTGGACATCATGCAAACCCTGCCCAGCTTTGTGTACCTGATCCCGGTCTTGATGCTGTTCGGCCTGGGCAAGGTGCCCGCGATCTTTGCAACGGTGATTTATGCCGTGCCACCGTTGATCCGTCTGACCGACCTGGGCCTGCGTCAGGTCGATCGTGAAGTGATGGAGGCCATCAATGCGTTTGGTGCCAACCCTTGGCAGCAGTTGTTTGGCGTGCAACTGCCGCTGGCGATGCCAAGCATCATGGCGGGAGTCAATCAGACCACGATGATGGCGTTGTCGATGGTGGTCATAGCCTCAATGATCGGCGCCAGGGGCTTGGGCGAGGATGTGCTGGTGGGCATCCAGACCCTTAACGTCGGCAAAGGGCTGGAAGCAGGACTGGCCATCGTGATCCTGGCAGTTGTCATCGACCGTATTACTCAAGCGTATGGCCGGCCCCGGCATAAGGAAGTCCCATGA
- a CDS encoding CorA family divalent cation transporter: MYEEENAQWGLVHALVLDGEGGARSIARTELDDLHLQPHESLWLHLDRSHPQTQGWLRHSSGLSDFSCDLLLEENTRPRLLPLPNNELLLFLRGVNLNPGAEPEDMVSLRIFGSAQRVISLRLRPLRATDELLGEFDLGEGPKNPAELILYLAQHLTLKVQDLIGELSEIVDNEEDKIDADERYTPEHGSILQIRRRAAALRRFLAPQRDIFGQLTRIRLPWFSADDADYWNELNNSLTRYLEELELTRERVGLVLEAEDRRLNVRMSRIMYRFGVLTGIFLPITFITGLLGINVGGVPFADDSYGFAVTCGLMLVIGVGQWWFYRRLQWL, translated from the coding sequence GGCGGTGCGCGGTCAATTGCGCGTACCGAGCTGGACGATCTGCACCTGCAACCCCACGAAAGCCTCTGGCTGCATCTGGATCGAAGTCATCCGCAAACCCAGGGTTGGTTACGTCATTCGAGTGGTTTAAGCGATTTCAGCTGCGATTTGCTGCTTGAAGAAAATACCCGTCCACGCTTGTTGCCTTTGCCCAACAATGAGTTGCTGCTGTTCTTGCGCGGAGTCAATCTCAACCCTGGCGCAGAGCCTGAGGACATGGTCTCACTGCGTATATTCGGCAGTGCGCAACGCGTTATTTCATTGCGCCTGCGCCCGCTGCGCGCCACTGATGAACTGCTGGGCGAGTTTGATCTGGGCGAAGGCCCTAAAAACCCTGCAGAGCTCATCCTCTACCTGGCCCAGCACCTGACGCTCAAGGTTCAGGATTTGATCGGCGAGCTGTCAGAAATTGTCGATAACGAAGAAGATAAAATAGATGCCGACGAACGGTACACTCCTGAGCACGGCTCCATCCTGCAGATCCGTCGTCGAGCCGCTGCTTTGCGTCGTTTTTTGGCCCCTCAGCGTGATATTTTCGGGCAACTGACGCGCATTCGATTACCGTGGTTCAGCGCGGATGATGCCGATTACTGGAACGAACTGAACAACAGCCTGACCCGCTACCTGGAAGAACTTGAGTTGACCCGCGAGCGCGTGGGGCTTGTCCTTGAGGCGGAAGACAGGCGCCTGAACGTACGCATGAGCCGCATCATGTATCGCTTCGGGGTACTCACCGGGATCTTCTTGCCCATCACGTTTATCACCGGTTTGCTGGGTATCAATGTGGGCGGCGTGCCGTTCGCCGATGACTCGTACGGCTTTGCGGTGACCTGCGGTTTGATGTTGGTCATCGGTGTAGGGCAATGGTGGTTTTATCGTAGGCTTCAGTGGCTTTGA
- the dacB gene encoding D-alanyl-D-alanine carboxypeptidase/D-alanyl-D-alanine endopeptidase, with translation MIKSLRPLLLAGFFLPLAFGANAAPINTTLSPKVQQALKTNKLQNEALSLVMLPLNGPGIPTVFNADVSVNPASTMKLVTTFAALEMLGPTHQWKTEFYTDGTLSNGILQGNLYLKGGGDPKLNMEKLWLLMRDLRANGVQQVTGDLILDRGFFVQPQLPTFDDDGNDKNKPFLVKPDSLLVNLKALRFIARNDSGKVLISVEPPIASIRIDNQVKAVNSKQCNGNVRYNPVPQADGSVLVTVNGQLGDGCNSQTYLSLLDHATYTAGAVRAIWKELGGSIQGQDRLGSVPKSAKVLARAFSPDLAEIIRDINKYSNNTMAQQLFLSLGAQFRNNADGDDAKAAQRVVRQWLAKKGITAPHLVMENGSGLSRAERVSAREMAQMLQAAWKSPYAAEFISSMPIAGKDGTMRKRLKTTAMNGQAHIKTGTLNTVRAIAGFSRDSNGNTWAVVAILNDPRPWGASAVLDQVLLDLYRQPQLPNSAVSIAQ, from the coding sequence ATGATCAAATCTTTACGACCATTGCTTCTCGCCGGCTTTTTCCTGCCGCTCGCCTTCGGGGCCAACGCAGCCCCCATCAACACCACTCTTTCACCCAAGGTTCAGCAAGCCCTCAAGACCAATAAACTGCAGAACGAGGCGCTGTCGCTGGTAATGCTGCCACTCAACGGCCCTGGCATACCCACCGTATTCAATGCTGACGTCTCGGTGAATCCGGCCTCTACCATGAAACTGGTGACCACCTTCGCAGCCCTGGAAATGCTCGGCCCTACCCATCAGTGGAAAACCGAGTTCTACACCGACGGCACCCTGAGCAATGGCATCCTACAAGGCAACCTGTACCTCAAGGGCGGCGGCGACCCCAAGCTGAACATGGAAAAACTCTGGCTTTTGATGCGCGACCTGCGCGCCAATGGCGTACAGCAAGTCACGGGGGATCTGATCCTGGATCGCGGCTTCTTCGTACAACCGCAACTTCCGACGTTTGATGACGACGGCAATGACAAAAACAAACCGTTCCTGGTCAAGCCCGACTCGTTGCTGGTCAACCTCAAAGCCCTGCGTTTCATTGCACGCAATGATTCCGGCAAGGTGCTGATTTCGGTCGAACCACCGATTGCGAGCATTCGCATCGACAACCAGGTCAAGGCAGTCAACAGCAAGCAGTGCAACGGGAACGTCCGTTATAACCCGGTACCGCAGGCTGACGGCTCGGTACTGGTCACCGTAAACGGTCAATTGGGCGATGGCTGCAACTCCCAGACTTACCTGTCGCTACTTGATCATGCGACCTACACAGCTGGTGCCGTACGCGCCATCTGGAAAGAACTGGGCGGCAGTATTCAGGGCCAGGACCGTCTGGGCAGCGTTCCAAAAAGCGCCAAGGTCCTGGCACGGGCCTTCTCGCCAGACCTGGCCGAAATCATTCGCGACATCAACAAATACAGCAACAACACCATGGCCCAGCAGCTGTTCCTGAGTCTCGGCGCGCAATTCCGCAATAACGCCGATGGCGACGATGCCAAAGCCGCACAACGCGTCGTGCGTCAGTGGCTGGCCAAAAAAGGCATCACAGCCCCGCATCTGGTCATGGAAAACGGCTCCGGCCTTTCACGTGCCGAGCGCGTCAGTGCCCGGGAAATGGCGCAGATGCTGCAAGCCGCCTGGAAGAGCCCCTACGCCGCCGAGTTCATCAGCTCCATGCCGATTGCAGGCAAGGACGGCACCATGCGCAAACGCCTGAAGACCACCGCCATGAACGGCCAGGCACACATCAAGACAGGCACCCTGAATACTGTACGCGCCATTGCCGGCTTTAGCCGCGACAGCAATGGCAACACATGGGCCGTTGTCGCCATTCTCAATGACCCACGCCCTTGGGGCGCCTCGGCAGTGCTCGATCAGGTTCTGCTGGACCTGTATCGCCAACCTCAATTGCCCAACAGCGCGGTGTCCATCGCACAGTAA
- a CDS encoding mechanosensitive ion channel family protein produces the protein MELDLWTQSLVTAMTALWTKIANFIPNLFGALVVVLLGFVVAKLLDTLLSKLLAKLGLDRLMAGTGLTKILGRAGIQVPISTLIGKIVYWFILLIFLVSAAQSLGLERVSATLDIFTLYLPKVFGAILVLLAGVLVAQLLNGLVRGACESVGFDYASGLGRVAQGLVIIISISVAISQLEVKTDLLNHVIVIVLITVGLAVALAMGLGSREIAGQILAGIYVRELYQVGQEVRVGEVEGQIEEIGTVKTTLLTDEGELVSISNRILLEQHVTSR, from the coding sequence ATGGAACTTGATCTCTGGACCCAGAGCCTCGTCACGGCAATGACTGCCTTGTGGACTAAAATTGCCAATTTCATTCCCAACCTCTTCGGTGCGTTGGTGGTGGTCCTGCTGGGTTTCGTGGTTGCAAAACTGCTTGATACCTTGCTGTCCAAATTGCTTGCCAAGCTGGGCCTTGATCGCCTGATGGCCGGCACCGGCCTCACCAAGATTCTGGGGCGCGCAGGGATCCAGGTACCGATCTCTACCCTGATAGGCAAAATTGTCTATTGGTTCATCCTGCTGATTTTCCTGGTCTCGGCGGCTCAATCGCTTGGCCTGGAACGTGTTTCAGCTACTCTGGATATTTTCACCCTGTACTTGCCAAAGGTCTTTGGCGCGATTCTGGTGCTGTTGGCGGGTGTGCTGGTTGCACAATTGCTGAATGGCTTGGTCCGTGGCGCCTGCGAGAGTGTCGGGTTTGATTACGCCAGTGGCTTGGGACGTGTGGCTCAAGGCTTGGTGATCATCATCAGTATTTCCGTGGCGATCAGCCAGCTAGAGGTCAAAACCGACCTGCTGAACCACGTGATCGTGATTGTGTTGATAACCGTTGGTCTGGCCGTTGCTTTGGCAATGGGGCTAGGAAGTCGGGAAATTGCGGGTCAGATCCTTGCCGGGATCTATGTGCGTGAGCTATATCAAGTAGGGCAAGAAGTGCGTGTGGGCGAGGTCGAAGGGCAGATCGAAGAAATTGGTACGGTTAAAACGACGTTGCTGACCGATGAGGGTGAGCTAGTCTCCATCTCGAATCGGATCTTGCTGGAGCAGCACGTGACCAGCCGCTGA